Below is a window of Candidatus Poribacteria bacterium DNA.
CCAGAAGAGGCGACTTTTTCCAATAGAAAAAGGGACGGAAAATAGTTGACACATGCCAGTGGAATAATAAAAGTAAAGAAATGTCGAAACCACCACCGATAAATCGAAAACGGGTAACTTCCCATGAAAACGCCGCCATTTGTGAAAATATTAATGATCTCTATGGATTGGACAGTCCAAAAACAACTGGTCGCACCAATGACGAAAAGTCCGATAAAAAAGCAGGTACCGCTTACCAACGAAACCAACAGAAATCCAACCTTGCCGACTGACCAAGAGATATCTAACTGCGAGTTGGCAATCAGCAGCACGGCTAAGGCTTGTGCGATCCTACCGAGCCGCCGGAGTAGAAATTCATGCGCAAAGACTTGGTAAAAGGTCCCAAGCGGACGGACAAGCATTGTATCAAATTCGCCGCGCACAACGTTTCTCTGAAAGACATCAAAGCCTCTTCCCATCATTTCAGCAACAGCAAAGCAGATACCAATCATGCCATAGAGAAACCCGACTTCCCACAGACTCCATCCCGCTAACTCTTTGAAACGGTTGAAGAGCAGCGCGATCATGAAAAAATCGATGACAGAGATACTCGCTTGCGCAAAGAGGTCCAGGACAAATGAAAGCCGATACGCCATCTGTGAACGGATACGGAGCGTAACAAAATGAAGATAAAGCGAAAGGTGGTGCATTGTTTGGAGTATCTACTAACCGCCCTGTATGACGAGCCGAGAGAATCCACGTTTTAAAAGAAGCCTACCTAACCCAAGAAAAAAAACGACCCATATCATCTGTTTGCCTATAGCAATCCAGATATCCATACCTGTAATCTTACCCAAATAGATACTAAACGGGATATCAATTAGACCGCCAAACGGCAGCCATGCTGCGATGTGTGCCAACCATTCTGGCCATAACGCAATCGGAACCAACATCCCCGAAAATAAGGTGATTATGGAATAAGAGAGTCCAGAAAACCCTGTTGTATCCAGCGTCCAGAACGCGGAACTAAAAATTGCTATCGTGATAGCAGCACTCATGAAAGTCGCAAGTGTTATTGAAACTGCAAACGCCATTACCGTAATCGGCTGCGTCGGGATCGC
It encodes the following:
- a CDS encoding ABC-2 family transporter protein; this translates as MHHLSLYLHFVTLRIRSQMAYRLSFVLDLFAQASISVIDFFMIALLFNRFKELAGWSLWEVGFLYGMIGICFAVAEMMGRGFDVFQRNVVRGEFDTMLVRPLGTFYQVFAHEFLLRRLGRIAQALAVLLIANSQLDISWSVGKVGFLLVSLVSGTCFFIGLFVIGATSCFWTVQSIEIINIFTNGGVFMGSYPFSIYRWWFRHFFTFIIPLACVNYFPSLFLLEKVASSGVPLLGVQLAPYAGFLFLGVTMLFWRWGVLRYQSTGH